A portion of the Salarias fasciatus chromosome 15, fSalaFa1.1, whole genome shotgun sequence genome contains these proteins:
- the lbr gene encoding delta(14)-sterol reductase LBR, translating to MRMPTVKHQRGDVVMGRWPGSNLYYEVKVLRFNAQSQLYTVIYKDGTELELREQDIKSAVGFYTRSRSRSRSRSPGRRRSPSRSPARTTRRSSSRTAAAAAESVPAARKEIKLKDTLEVRLTPLKHTVVAENSSNNKHEKKEEKQKEDNNTSSKVNEKSEAKMEEEPEPQGRYNLRRRKDAGDEKPAAAKPSPKRKEPAAAAAAAATSGPLDFGGKIGAYFWLLFLPAWVLFLILQVNLDDPSLANFPPPLPPLGSLWDAQALGLVLLWILFQALLYVLPVGKLSEGMPLRSGKRLKYRTNGFFAVAVTAAAVAAAVHQGVDLTYIHARFLQLAVATFLLSLLLSVYLYVRSRYAAADQLAIGGNSGNVVYDFFKGRELNPRIRDFDLKFFCEMRPGLIGWCLINFAMALAEMKQQGLDAPSYSMVLVNLFQLLYVVDGLWNEEAILTTMDLMHDGFGFMLAFGDLVWVPFTYTLQAYYLVSHPSPLSPPAVAAIVLLKLVGFYIFRKSNSEKNAFRRNPSDPGLSGLKTIPTATGKSLLVSGWWGVVRHPNYLGDLLMALAWSLPCGFSHLLPWYYMIYFVILLVHRDSRDMQQCRRKYGSAWDEYCQAVRYRIVPAVY from the exons ATGAGGATGCCGACTGTGAAACACCAGCGAGGGGACGTGGTGATGGGCCGCTGGCCCGGCAGCAACCTGTACTATGAGGTCAAAGTGCTGCGCTTCAACGCTCAGAGTCAGCTCTACACCGTCATCTACAAGGACGGCACCGAGCTGGAGCTCCGGGAGCAGGACATCAAG AGTGCCGTGGGTTTCTACACCCGCTCCCGGTCCCGCTCTCGCTCCCGTtccccgggccgccgccgcagccccTCCCGCTCTCCGGCCCGGACCacacgccgctcctcctcccgcACAGCCGCAGCCGCAGCGGAAAGCGTTCCAGCCGCTCGCAAGGAGATCAAGCTGAAGGATACGCTGGAAGTGAGGCTGACGCCCCTG aaacacacagtggtAGCTGAAAACAGTAGCAACAATAAGcatgaaaagaaagaggagaaacagaaagaggacaATAACACTTCTAGCAAAGTGAACGAG AAGTCTGAAGCGAAGATGGAAGAGGAGCCCGAGCCGCAGGGCCGCTACAACCTGCGGCGCAGGAAGGACGCCGGAGACGAGAAGCCGGCCGCCGCCAAACCCAGCCCCAAGAGGAAGGAGCCtgcagcggcggccgccgccgccgccacctccgGCCCGCTGGACTTCGGAGGGAAGATCG GAGCCTActtctggctgctcttcctgCCTGCCTGGGTCCTGTTCCTCATCCTGCAGGTCAACCTGGACGACCCCAGCCTGGCCAACTTCCCGCCCCCGCTGCCCCCTCTGGGCTCGCTGTGGGACGCCCAGGCCCTGggcctggtcctgctctggatCCTGTTCCAGGCCCTGCTCTACGTCCTCCCCGTGGGGAAGCTGAGCGAGGGGATGCCGCTGAGGTCCGGCAAGAGGCTGAAGTACCGAACCAACG GTTTCTTCGCCGTGGcggtgacggcggcggcggtggcggcggcggtgcacCAGGGCGTGGACCTGACCTACATCCACGCCCGCTTCCTGCAGCTGGCCGTGGCCACCTTCctgctgtcgctgctgctcAGCGTCTACCTGTACGTGCGCTCCCGCTACGCCGCCGCGGACCAGCTGGCCATCGGCGGGAACTCCG GTAACGTGGTCTACGACTTCTTCAAGGGACGTGAGCTCAATCCTCGCATCAGAGACTTCGACCTGAAGTTCTTCTGTGAGATGCGCCCCGGACTGATCGGCTGG TGTTTGATCAACTTTGCGATGGCTCTGGCGGAGATGAAGCAGCAGGGCCTGGACGCTCCGTCCTACTCCATGGTCCTGGTGAAcctgttccagctgctgtacGTGGTGGACGGTCTGTGGAACGAG GAGGCCATCCTCACCACCATGGACCTCATGCACGACGGCTTTGGCTTCATGCTGGCGTTCGGGGACCTGGTCTGGGTTCCCTTCACCTACACCCTGCAGGCCTACTACCTGGTGAGCCACCCCAGCCCCCTGAGCCCCCCCGCTGTGGCGGCCATCGTCCTCCTGAAAC tGGTCGGCTTCTACATCTTCAGGAAGTCCAACTCTGAGAAGAACGCCTTCAGGAGGAACCCGTCAGACCCCGGACTGTCCG GTCTGAAGACCATCCCCACGGCGACGGGGAAGAGCCTGCTGGTGTCGGGCTGGTGGGGCGTGGTCCGCCACCCCAACTACCTGGGCGACCTGCTGATGGCGCTGGCCTGGTCGCTGCCCtgcg GCTTCAGCCACCTGCTGCCCTGGTACTACATGATCTACTTCGTCATCCTGCTGGTGCACCGGGACTCGCGCGACATGCAGCAGTGCCGGAGGAAGTACGGCTCGGCGTGGGACGAGTACTGCCAGGCCGTGCGCTACCGGATCGTCCCGGCCGTGTACTga
- the enah gene encoding protein enabled homolog isoform X1, giving the protein MSEQSICQARAAVMVYDDANKKWVPAGGSTGFSRVHIYHHTGNNAFRVVGRKIQDHQVVINCAIPKGLKYNQATQTFHQWRDARQVYGLNFGSKEDANVFASAMMHALEVLNSQDTGPTSPRQAPQVQNGPTLEDMDVQRRQLQELQRQKELERQEQLEREMLDQQERERQERERQEREAQAERERLEREQREQLEREAVEKEQQEQLEKEQQDWERGRRISNAAFESTLYSQEYGRTSSTPASPSPAACPAAGPPSPCSATPPTPPLRHSASRFATSLGSAFHPVMPHYATVPRRQPAFPQAPPTAPAPAPAPAPTPPPPSKTVVWSACNFTPLPPSPPVMISSPPGKATGPRPLIPIAAPSPLTQKPPSPSPNGPPMFPAPSPVTVPHSHTPLGISCPTPPPPPTPPPLPSPVAPPTSSSSIMSPPSSSQAPAVPSPSTAPPNAAAEHLSLPVGRDAAAEPPPGQGGPGGSSSLPQDVAQTPNPPPSSAPAVRLHCDLHPPPVRRATLLHPRHPHCPPRWHRDRGGPPPLRRAPPPPPGAPPPPPAPPLPAGLLSPSAEDRPLSGLAAALAGAKLRKVSRSEDAALTAALSGATAAKSEVKGNGPLSAGGGLMEEMSALLARRRRIAEKGSSPEPDQRSEEGELSMSSKVSACSTPDMPRKPWERTNTMNGSKSPVIGRPKSTPTPTSSLSANGVPTETVDYDRLKKDILDEMRKELSKLKEELIDVIREELGKSSTA; this is encoded by the exons TGAGCAGAGTATCTGCCAGgccagagctgctgtcatggTGTACGACGACGCCAACAAGAAGTGGGTCCCAGCTGGCGGCTCCACGGGCTTCAGCAGAGTCCACATTTACCACCACACCGGCAACAACGCCTTCCGAGTGGTGGGACGCAAGATCCAGGACCATCAG GTGGTGATAAACTGTGCCATACCCAAAGGCCTGAAGTACAACCAAGCCACGCAGACCTTCCACCAGTGGCGAGACGCCCGGCAGGTCTACGGCCTCAACTTTGGCAGCAAGGAGGACGCCAACGTATTCGCCAGTGCGATGATGCACGCGCTGGAAGTGCTGAACTCCCAGGACACAG GCCCCACATCGCCCAGACAGGCCCCCCAGGTCCAGAACGGCCCCACGCTGGAGGACATGGACGTGCAGAGGAG acagctgcaggagcttcagaggcagaaggagctggagcgccaggagcagctggagcgggAGATGCTGGACCAGCAGGAGCGCGAGCGTCAGGAGCGCGAGCGTCAGGAGCGGGAGGCGCAGGCGGAGCGGGAGCGGCTGGAGCGGGAGCAGcgggagcagctggagcggGAGGCGgtggagaaggagcagcaggagcagctggagaaggagcagcaggactggGAGAGGGGGAGGCGCATCTCCAACGCTG CGTTCGAGAGCACGCTGTACAGTCAGGAGTACGGCAGGACGTCCTCCACGCCGGCGTCTCCGTCCCCCGCCGCGTGCcccgccgccgggccgccgtcGCCGTGCTCCGCCACGCCGCCCACGCCGCCGCTCAGACACTCGGCGTCTCGCTTCGCCACCTCGCTGGGCTCGGCCTTCCACCCCGTCATGCCTCACTACGCCACGGTCCCCAGGCGCCAGCCGGCCTTtcctcaggccccgcccactgccccggcccccgccccggctccggccccgactccgccccctccctccaaGACCGTGGTGTGGTCGGCCTGTAACTTCACCCCGTTGCCGCCCTCGCCCCCCGTCATGATCAGCAGCCCCCCGGGGAAGGCCACGGGTCCTCGGCCCCTCATCCCCATCGCGGCGCCGTCCCCCCTCACCCAGAAGCCCCCCTCGCCGTCCCCCAACGGGCCGCCCATGTTCCCCGCACCCTCTCCCGTCACCGTTCCGCACAGCCACACCCCCCTGGGCATCAGCTGCCCCACGCCGCCCCCGccacccacccctccccccctgcCCTCCCCTgtagctccgcccacttcttcctcctccatcatgtcTCCCCCCTCCTCATCCCAGGCTCCTGCTGTGCCCTCTCCCTCTACAGCGCCCCCTAACGCCGCCGCCGAGCACCTCTCCCTGCCCGTTGGCCGGGACGCGGCCGCAGAGCCCCCCCCGGGtcaggggggtccggggggctCCTCCAGCCTGCCCCAGG ACGTGGCGCagacccccaacccccccccctcctccgccccagCCGTCCGCCTCCACTGtgacctccaccccccaccagtCCGCCGggccaccctcctccacccccgccaCCCCCACTGCCCCCCACGCTGGCACCGGGACCGGGGCGGGCCCCCACCCCTCCGgcgggccccgccccccccaccgggagccccccctccaccccctgcaccccccctccctgccgGACTCCTCTCCCCCTCCGCAGAGGACCGCCCCCTGTCTGGGCTGGCTGCGGCGCTCGCCGGGGCCAAGCTCCGCAAGGTGTCCAGG AGCGAGGACGCGGCTCTGACAGCGGCCCTGTCGGGGGCCACGGCGGCCAAATCGGAGGTGAAAGGCAACGGGCCGCTGTCTGCAGGCGGAGGCCTGATGGAGGAGATGAGCGCCCTGCTGGCCAGGAG AAGGCGGATAGCAGAGAAGGGCTCGTCTCCGGAACCCGACCAGAGATCT gaggaaggagagctgAGCATGTCCTCCAAAGTGTCGGCCTGTAGCACCCCAG ACATGCCCAGGAAGCCATGGGAAAGAACCAACACCATGAACGGTAGCAAATCTCCTGTCATTGGAAG ACCTAAATCCACCCCCACACCTACTTCATCCTTAAGTGCCAACGGCGTGCCAACAGAGACTGTCGACTACGACCGACTAAAGAAg GACATTCTTGACGAGATGAGGAAGGAGCTGTCGAAGCTAAAAGAAGAGCTCATTGATG tcATCAGAGAGGAACTGGGTAAATCCAGCACAGCGTAG
- the enah gene encoding protein enabled homolog isoform X2 yields MVYDDANKKWVPAGGSTGFSRVHIYHHTGNNAFRVVGRKIQDHQVVINCAIPKGLKYNQATQTFHQWRDARQVYGLNFGSKEDANVFASAMMHALEVLNSQDTGPTSPRQAPQVQNGPTLEDMDVQRRQLQELQRQKELERQEQLEREMLDQQERERQERERQEREAQAERERLEREQREQLEREAVEKEQQEQLEKEQQDWERGRRISNAAFESTLYSQEYGRTSSTPASPSPAACPAAGPPSPCSATPPTPPLRHSASRFATSLGSAFHPVMPHYATVPRRQPAFPQAPPTAPAPAPAPAPTPPPPSKTVVWSACNFTPLPPSPPVMISSPPGKATGPRPLIPIAAPSPLTQKPPSPSPNGPPMFPAPSPVTVPHSHTPLGISCPTPPPPPTPPPLPSPVAPPTSSSSIMSPPSSSQAPAVPSPSTAPPNAAAEHLSLPVGRDAAAEPPPGQGGPGGSSSLPQDVAQTPNPPPSSAPAVRLHCDLHPPPVRRATLLHPRHPHCPPRWHRDRGGPPPLRRAPPPPPGAPPPPPAPPLPAGLLSPSAEDRPLSGLAAALAGAKLRKVSRSEDAALTAALSGATAAKSEVKGNGPLSAGGGLMEEMSALLARRRRIAEKGSSPEPDQRSEEGELSMSSKVSACSTPDMPRKPWERTNTMNGSKSPVIGRPKSTPTPTSSLSANGVPTETVDYDRLKKDILDEMRKELSKLKEELIDVIREELGKSSTA; encoded by the exons atggTGTACGACGACGCCAACAAGAAGTGGGTCCCAGCTGGCGGCTCCACGGGCTTCAGCAGAGTCCACATTTACCACCACACCGGCAACAACGCCTTCCGAGTGGTGGGACGCAAGATCCAGGACCATCAG GTGGTGATAAACTGTGCCATACCCAAAGGCCTGAAGTACAACCAAGCCACGCAGACCTTCCACCAGTGGCGAGACGCCCGGCAGGTCTACGGCCTCAACTTTGGCAGCAAGGAGGACGCCAACGTATTCGCCAGTGCGATGATGCACGCGCTGGAAGTGCTGAACTCCCAGGACACAG GCCCCACATCGCCCAGACAGGCCCCCCAGGTCCAGAACGGCCCCACGCTGGAGGACATGGACGTGCAGAGGAG acagctgcaggagcttcagaggcagaaggagctggagcgccaggagcagctggagcgggAGATGCTGGACCAGCAGGAGCGCGAGCGTCAGGAGCGCGAGCGTCAGGAGCGGGAGGCGCAGGCGGAGCGGGAGCGGCTGGAGCGGGAGCAGcgggagcagctggagcggGAGGCGgtggagaaggagcagcaggagcagctggagaaggagcagcaggactggGAGAGGGGGAGGCGCATCTCCAACGCTG CGTTCGAGAGCACGCTGTACAGTCAGGAGTACGGCAGGACGTCCTCCACGCCGGCGTCTCCGTCCCCCGCCGCGTGCcccgccgccgggccgccgtcGCCGTGCTCCGCCACGCCGCCCACGCCGCCGCTCAGACACTCGGCGTCTCGCTTCGCCACCTCGCTGGGCTCGGCCTTCCACCCCGTCATGCCTCACTACGCCACGGTCCCCAGGCGCCAGCCGGCCTTtcctcaggccccgcccactgccccggcccccgccccggctccggccccgactccgccccctccctccaaGACCGTGGTGTGGTCGGCCTGTAACTTCACCCCGTTGCCGCCCTCGCCCCCCGTCATGATCAGCAGCCCCCCGGGGAAGGCCACGGGTCCTCGGCCCCTCATCCCCATCGCGGCGCCGTCCCCCCTCACCCAGAAGCCCCCCTCGCCGTCCCCCAACGGGCCGCCCATGTTCCCCGCACCCTCTCCCGTCACCGTTCCGCACAGCCACACCCCCCTGGGCATCAGCTGCCCCACGCCGCCCCCGccacccacccctccccccctgcCCTCCCCTgtagctccgcccacttcttcctcctccatcatgtcTCCCCCCTCCTCATCCCAGGCTCCTGCTGTGCCCTCTCCCTCTACAGCGCCCCCTAACGCCGCCGCCGAGCACCTCTCCCTGCCCGTTGGCCGGGACGCGGCCGCAGAGCCCCCCCCGGGtcaggggggtccggggggctCCTCCAGCCTGCCCCAGG ACGTGGCGCagacccccaacccccccccctcctccgccccagCCGTCCGCCTCCACTGtgacctccaccccccaccagtCCGCCGggccaccctcctccacccccgccaCCCCCACTGCCCCCCACGCTGGCACCGGGACCGGGGCGGGCCCCCACCCCTCCGgcgggccccgccccccccaccgggagccccccctccaccccctgcaccccccctccctgccgGACTCCTCTCCCCCTCCGCAGAGGACCGCCCCCTGTCTGGGCTGGCTGCGGCGCTCGCCGGGGCCAAGCTCCGCAAGGTGTCCAGG AGCGAGGACGCGGCTCTGACAGCGGCCCTGTCGGGGGCCACGGCGGCCAAATCGGAGGTGAAAGGCAACGGGCCGCTGTCTGCAGGCGGAGGCCTGATGGAGGAGATGAGCGCCCTGCTGGCCAGGAG AAGGCGGATAGCAGAGAAGGGCTCGTCTCCGGAACCCGACCAGAGATCT gaggaaggagagctgAGCATGTCCTCCAAAGTGTCGGCCTGTAGCACCCCAG ACATGCCCAGGAAGCCATGGGAAAGAACCAACACCATGAACGGTAGCAAATCTCCTGTCATTGGAAG ACCTAAATCCACCCCCACACCTACTTCATCCTTAAGTGCCAACGGCGTGCCAACAGAGACTGTCGACTACGACCGACTAAAGAAg GACATTCTTGACGAGATGAGGAAGGAGCTGTCGAAGCTAAAAGAAGAGCTCATTGATG tcATCAGAGAGGAACTGGGTAAATCCAGCACAGCGTAG
- the enah gene encoding protein enabled homolog isoform X3, with the protein MSEQSICQARAAVMVYDDANKKWVPAGGSTGFSRVHIYHHTGNNAFRVVGRKIQDHQVVINCAIPKGLKYNQATQTFHQWRDARQVYGLNFGSKEDANVFASAMMHALEVLNSQDTGPTSPRQAPQVQNGPTLEDMDVQRRQLQELQRQKELERQEQLEREMLDQQERERQERERQEREAQAERERLEREQREQLEREAVEKEQQEQLEKEQQDWERGRRISNAAPPNAAAEHLSLPVGRDAAAEPPPGQGGPGGSSSLPQDVAQTPNPPPSSAPAVRLHCDLHPPPVRRATLLHPRHPHCPPRWHRDRGGPPPLRRAPPPPPGAPPPPPAPPLPAGLLSPSAEDRPLSGLAAALAGAKLRKVSRSEDAALTAALSGATAAKSEVKGNGPLSAGGGLMEEMSALLARRRRIAEKGSSPEPDQRSEEGELSMSSKVSACSTPDMPRKPWERTNTMNGSKSPVIGRPKSTPTPTSSLSANGVPTETVDYDRLKKDILDEMRKELSKLKEELIDVIREELGKSSTA; encoded by the exons TGAGCAGAGTATCTGCCAGgccagagctgctgtcatggTGTACGACGACGCCAACAAGAAGTGGGTCCCAGCTGGCGGCTCCACGGGCTTCAGCAGAGTCCACATTTACCACCACACCGGCAACAACGCCTTCCGAGTGGTGGGACGCAAGATCCAGGACCATCAG GTGGTGATAAACTGTGCCATACCCAAAGGCCTGAAGTACAACCAAGCCACGCAGACCTTCCACCAGTGGCGAGACGCCCGGCAGGTCTACGGCCTCAACTTTGGCAGCAAGGAGGACGCCAACGTATTCGCCAGTGCGATGATGCACGCGCTGGAAGTGCTGAACTCCCAGGACACAG GCCCCACATCGCCCAGACAGGCCCCCCAGGTCCAGAACGGCCCCACGCTGGAGGACATGGACGTGCAGAGGAG acagctgcaggagcttcagaggcagaaggagctggagcgccaggagcagctggagcgggAGATGCTGGACCAGCAGGAGCGCGAGCGTCAGGAGCGCGAGCGTCAGGAGCGGGAGGCGCAGGCGGAGCGGGAGCGGCTGGAGCGGGAGCAGcgggagcagctggagcggGAGGCGgtggagaaggagcagcaggagcagctggagaaggagcagcaggactggGAGAGGGGGAGGCGCATCTCCAACGCTG CGCCCCCTAACGCCGCCGCCGAGCACCTCTCCCTGCCCGTTGGCCGGGACGCGGCCGCAGAGCCCCCCCCGGGtcaggggggtccggggggctCCTCCAGCCTGCCCCAGG ACGTGGCGCagacccccaacccccccccctcctccgccccagCCGTCCGCCTCCACTGtgacctccaccccccaccagtCCGCCGggccaccctcctccacccccgccaCCCCCACTGCCCCCCACGCTGGCACCGGGACCGGGGCGGGCCCCCACCCCTCCGgcgggccccgccccccccaccgggagccccccctccaccccctgcaccccccctccctgccgGACTCCTCTCCCCCTCCGCAGAGGACCGCCCCCTGTCTGGGCTGGCTGCGGCGCTCGCCGGGGCCAAGCTCCGCAAGGTGTCCAGG AGCGAGGACGCGGCTCTGACAGCGGCCCTGTCGGGGGCCACGGCGGCCAAATCGGAGGTGAAAGGCAACGGGCCGCTGTCTGCAGGCGGAGGCCTGATGGAGGAGATGAGCGCCCTGCTGGCCAGGAG AAGGCGGATAGCAGAGAAGGGCTCGTCTCCGGAACCCGACCAGAGATCT gaggaaggagagctgAGCATGTCCTCCAAAGTGTCGGCCTGTAGCACCCCAG ACATGCCCAGGAAGCCATGGGAAAGAACCAACACCATGAACGGTAGCAAATCTCCTGTCATTGGAAG ACCTAAATCCACCCCCACACCTACTTCATCCTTAAGTGCCAACGGCGTGCCAACAGAGACTGTCGACTACGACCGACTAAAGAAg GACATTCTTGACGAGATGAGGAAGGAGCTGTCGAAGCTAAAAGAAGAGCTCATTGATG tcATCAGAGAGGAACTGGGTAAATCCAGCACAGCGTAG